In Sinorhizobium mexicanum, the DNA window CAGCAGTCCAATCCAAGACCGCGAGATCCGTTTTCTCACCTCCAACGACCTCGACCAGCGGAATGAGGTACGGCGGGTTCACAGGGTGTGTTACGACGGTGCGCTCGGGAAACCTGCAGCGCTTTTGGATGTCCGTCATCGGAAAGCCGGCAGTACTTGAGCCGATCACGATGTCGTTGGGCAGTAGTTCGTCAAGCTGCTTATATGTCTGCACCTTCAATTCGAGATCTTCAGGGACGCTTTCCTGGACAAACTCGGCACCGGATACGGCCTCCTCAAGGTCTTGAGTAAAGCGAAGCCGTCCCCGAGAAGCGCCCGGTCTAAGGCCAATCTGTTCAAGTAGCGGCCACGCCTGATCAAGCAACCGCTCGAGAAAATCTTGTGCATTTTTCCCGGGATCATATGCTGTCACATCATATCCGCTTGCCAAAAACTGGGCAACGAATCCACCGCCAATTGTACCTGTGCCTATACAGGTGACTCGTTTGACGTCGTTTGGAATGGGGCGCATTTTTGTACTCCTTTTGTACAGCTTGCATAATCGCGTACAGCGATGCATGGGTCGATACGTTCCCAAGCAATAGCGGTTATCTATAAAGACGACTGGGCGTATTGGTGAATATATGTGGCTCAACTTTTCTCAAACCACCAATAATAATGTCACCAGACCTCAGTGCACACCCTGAGAAAGTTTCCGGAAACGATCTTTTTTACAGCGTCTTCCGGGTATCCATGATCGAACATCAACTGCACTAGTTCAATCACGTTCTCTGGTCTTTGAAAACGGAACCCTTTCCAACCCGCGGCTTTGGAATCGGGCCACTCGTCCTCAATTTTCCGAGCCCATTCGTCAAGGAGAGCCGGTTCAAAAACGAAGTCAAAACCGAAGCCGACGTGATCCGGGCCTATAAGCTGAACGACGTGATCCAGGTGCCGAAAGATCTCCGACATTGATCCGTGCTCGTCGCCTATGTAAGCGCTATTTCCCGAAAGACCGACAACACCTCCGTTCTTAGCAAGAGCTTGAAGTTGATCGTCTCTAATGTTTCTGTAGTGCTGATGCACCGCCATTATGCCAGCATGGGAGATTACCAGTGGCCGGGTCGCGATCTCGAAGATATCTAGAGTGGTGTGATACCCAGTATGAGAAAGATCTACCAACATGCGCAGTCGCTCGATTTCGCGAACGACCTTGTTGCCATAGGTGGTGAGCCCACCGTCAGCTCTGTCCGAACAACCGCCTCCCACAAAATTTGATGCGTTGAAGGCGATTTGCACGGTTCGGAGGCCAAGTTCACGGAACACCTCCAAGACGCCGACGTCCTTTCCGAACCATGATGTGCCGTGCACTTGCATGCCAATGGCTAGTTTGCCCTCTCGCTTCGCGCGAAAGACATCCTCCACCGTCAGCGCGTGAATAAACGCTTCGGGTCGAGCTTGTATTAGCTTCCTGTGACCTGCAATTGTTTTTACTGCGGACTCGATGTTGCCTCCGTCCTCCGCAAAGGCAATCGACGTGAAACTAACACCTGCATCAATATAGTGGTCGAGGTACTTCTCGGGGCATCCGTATGATTGGTCCGGGGGCTCCAAGGGATACAGCATATCCCAAATTAGGTTTTCTTTCCAAAATTTCCTGGTTGTTTCGGCGATATTCACTGAGCTCTCTCCTCTGAGCGCAAATGGCGTCAAGTCGTCACAATTTGGCTTCACTGACTTGCGTCAACTTTGATCGAAATTGCATTTGTAATTGACATTCAGCGAGCACGGCGTGGTTGAACATGAACGTTGTATCTGGGGCCGTACCTTCGTTTTTCTCTCGATCAATCACCGGTTCTCGCAATATCCAGCGTCAGCGTTACTTCGGTGGGATGTCTCACATTATCTAACACTGGACAAAACCGGTTAGCTATCTCGATCAATTTCGAGATAACGTGAGGCTCCTCCTCACTCACGATTTTTACTCTGGCGCTGATTGATCGGAACCCGGATCGAACAGCGGGGCTCGTTCCAAAAAAACCTTGTGTGTTCAATTCGGCCGTTAATTCTACGCCGATCGACTCCACCACAATGCCAAAGTAATCGGCGTAGCATCTCATAGTTACTTCGATGCTCGCCCCGAGAGCTGCCAACATCACCTCGGCTGGATTGGGCGCCTTCCCCGTTCCGCCGAAGCTGACAGGCTCATCAATCGTCAACGGAAGTCCGCTGAACAGTGATTCCGATCGCAGCCCTCCCACTTGGCGCGTTGTCCCCGACATTGTTTCGAGGCATTCATCCGGATTGGCGGATGCATCTCGGAATGTCGCAAAACGGCGTCCGAGCTCCGATAGTGGTTGTCTGCTGTCCATACTGATGTCCATCCAAGTTCCCCAGCTGTATGTTACTTTCGGAGGCGAAAGAGTAACTCTTATCCGCGAATTCTGCTGACTAAGGGCGCCGGGTAAGGCTCATGCGGGGTCGCCAAGCCTGGCGTTCGAGAGGACGTGGTGATGCGTGAACGACTTAATCACGTTAGCGCATACTCGAAGGCCGGCTACCTATTGTCCGTAGCGTTGTTTTGCCCATCGATGATAATTGATTGGCCCGAAAAATTTGACCGTGTGGACTGCTTAGATACAGGATCATCCCCACCAACCTTCGCATCGAAGCCTGTTTCACCGCGGCTTGATGGGTTTCTTCGACAGCCACCCGATTGCCTCCGCCGTCACCGACACGCTCCTCTTAAGAGGCGGAGAACCCTCCGCCACGGGTCTGCCGATGCCGCTTACACCTGCGGCGATCAATACGCGCTTTTTGGCCAGCCCTAGATCCATTTTTGCCTCCCTTGCTTACCAGCGGCAGCATAATGCCCGGCGGACTAACGATTTCCTGAAATATGCGCCTTGGCAGGAATTTTGATAAGGTTATGGCCTTTTGAGAGCGGAAAGTTCCCGCAAGTAGGTAGACACCAAATAGTGGAAGAAGCTGATCAAAGTTGCGGGTTAGGCTTGTGGACCGTAATGGGAGCAATTGCTTCTGCGGAACTGACAGTCATTGAAGCCCGTGCAAGATTATCGCTTCCTTGCTCAAGATCGTTGACTGTTCGCCGCGGGTCACCGGCAGATGCTGCCGGCTACCTGCGACGAACTTCAGCTCACAAGGTAAACCGCGCGGCTCCTCCTGAAGACCGTCGATCAGCAGGTCGATGTTGCAGTCTCGACCGCGCACATCCTCCAGCCCCAGACGATCCAGGGAGCGGCCGAAATAACGTCTGAACTTTGTCACGGCGTGCAGGTGGGATCGTTGCATGGCCGACGACAGGTTGCGGAGCGTCATGTCGTCGATCACGCGGCGGCGCAGCGGGTTCTCCACGGTCGGGGCTCTGTCATCGGTAGGTCTCCTGGTCAGGGGTTGGTTCTAAACACCCCAACGCCGATCAGGATTCTGCGCATCCAAACCCAGTCTCTCCCGCGTAAGCGGGTCAGTCCAATCCTTAATCATGTAAGCTGCGACACGCTTTAGCCGAGACATTGACCATTTCTGACCGCAGCGACTTTGCCACATCGGCGACCGAACGCGCCAAGGTGATGGGGGTGAGCAAGGCGGCGACCGTACGCTTGCCGCCCACAACAGTCGTGACGAGCAGAACGCCCAAGCGGCAAACGCTCTGGGCAATCGTCGATGCGCTTTTCGAGCCGTCGACGGCTCGTCCCAGGAGTATTCGGCTCAAGGCATTGGCGCTACGACTTTTAGCGCGGTGCTTGGGATTGGGTTCTCGGACATTCGAGCAAACTGCGCGGCCGCTTGGCCCATGCTTTTTGACTGTAGAGAGAGCGATCCGCCTGGAGATTGTTGGGATTAAGTAGCTGGTGGCTTCCTGGTCTGCAAGGTTACTCGAGTACGTAGGTCGTCTGGCTCCAAACATGGGGTTAACCTTGCGATCACCATCTGAGATTGAGGAGTTGCGGTGCGATGAGGTGCACGACGTCCCCTTCTGGATCCGACCCGTTGACCATGATCATGCTCGCGTTGACGTTCTGCGCATGATCAAAAGCATCCGCGAATTTCGCGGATGCTGCTGCCTAGTTCCGGTATGCGCCAAGAAAAACAATATCCTGATCGACAAGGACATTGAAATTGTAGCCGGGCCGGATATCCAGCGTCGGCTGGATTGCTCGACAGGTTTGCACAGCAAATTTTGGGGGGAGCAGCGTATCCAAATGTCCTCACTCCATAGACCGCGATACGCTCCGGAGCGGCCCGTGCAGGTCGCGTGGCGGCCAACACGCATCGATATCTTTGCCGTTTACGATCTGACCATAGTTCGCCTTGGGGAACAGGATCGCTGTCCTCAACAGACATAATAAAGCTGGCCGGAATGTTAGTCGTTTCAATCAGGGTTGAGCAGCCGTCCGCATCGTCGTGCCAGATGTGATGAATAGCGCTGCAGGGATGCTTCCTCTCTTTCTGCTGGGCAAGGCGATTGACGGCGATTACGTGTGACATATCCGTTGGTAGAGATCGCCGAACGTCGATGCCTTGAAGATCTCATCCAATCGAGGCGGCTTCCAGTGGGGGCTATTCTTCAACCGAAGTTGAAGTGCGGCGGCGAGAAGACTGTCTCCACCAACGTCGAAGAAGTTGTCATCCAGTCCTATATCCGTGACGTTCAGGAGAGACTTGACTTCGTCGAGGAAGACATTCCTGAGATCACCGCCGCTTAACACGCCCTCCTCATTTTGTCGAGCTTCTTCAGACGGAGATGTTTTCTCTCCGCCCGGCTCGTCGCTCGTGATTGCCCGAACCTGATCGACCCATTGCTTTAGACGCGGAGGCAAGGGGCTCGTCGCTACGATCACCTGGCCGTTGTCAACGGTTGCCAGTATGCGCTTGATGATGCCGATCCCCTCGTCGGCACTGAGTGCCAAATGCTTTGCCCGAGATTTCTCGCATGAGGCAGTCACCTGCCACTCGTGAGAGTAATCCCAGTCATCCCAGTTGGAATTGATCCACCTGACGCCGAGTTTGTCCTGCACCTGGCGTGCAAATGCGTCCATGAACCTGTTCGCTGCCGCATAAGCGGTCATCGCCGGTCCGCCGAGGATGGATGCAAGGGACGAGAAAAGGAAGACAAACTCAGGTGTTTGGGCGCGAGTAGACTGCATTCGCTCGATCGCAGCGTAGAGGTTGCGCGTCCCGGCGATTTTGGAGGCGAACTCGCCGGCAGAGGTCGTGTCCTCCATCTCAGAGAGAAATTTCGCACCGCCCAGTCCAGCGGCGTGAAAGATACCGTCGATCCGCCCGAATTCCCGAACCATGCTGTCGAGCACGCTCGACAAACCATCGAAATCAGATACGTCGACTTGACGAATAATCACCCGACCCATTGCAGTGTCAAGCGCGGCCAGCCGACGCATCCAGTCATGTTCATCGAGATCCGCGCGATTCCAGTCCAAAGAGTCAGGCACCACACGGCGGGTGATACCGACGACCGTCGCCCCAAGAGTTACCAGATGTTCAGTCAAGGACATACCGATCCGTCCGAGAGCCCCTGTGATTAGATAGACACCTTCTGGTTTGAGTACCTCGCCTTCGGGAGCTTGTGCTGCAAGGATCATCTCGGGAAAGTACGGCACCCACCGTCGTTTCCCGCGGAGCGCGATGACCGCATCGGGACCAGGCACGTCCCGCCCGATTTCAGCAACGAGCCGATCGCCGATGTTCGCGTCGTCGATGTTTAGATCAACAACCCGGCACTTGACCATCGGGTTCTCCTGCGGCAGCACGAGGGCGGGACCGAAGACGCTCGCCTTTTCGGAATCTACAGGTTCGTCACCGACCTGAACGGTCCGGTCACCAACGATCCAGAGATCGACCGTAGTCTGGAACGTTAATTTGGAGAGAACTCGCGCCAGATCGAGTATGGCGTCGTAACTCCGCAAAAGATCGGTCTGCACCGTACCCGCATCCCAACATGCGTCCGCGCAGCCGCTCAGGTGCCAGAGGCAGAGAATGCGGTCAGCGGGACAATCCGAAGCGATCTCGGCGTCGAACAGTGCCTTCAGGCCTTCTCGGTTGGGATCAATGAAGATTGTAGATCCTTCGACGTCCACGGATGGGTTCGAGGGTTTGGTTCGTCGGCAAACACGGACAACCTCATGACCCGCATCCTCCAACTGCCGCGTAATACTCTTTGCCAGTGCGTCTCCCGCGGACTTCGCGTTTTTGGACGGCTGATCGGCGAGTACCAGCCAACGTAGCTGCTTTGTACTTCCGTCACCGGCAATCGTGCGGAGAATCATTTTCTCTGTCCAACTCTGCGCATAGGTGAATACTTCTCCTGTGCGCCGTTCTCGCTCCCCGGTCTGCGGCAGAGCCATCAGGCCCGCAGGTTGACCCTGAGGCCAGCAACGGTGACGGTCGAACGAGTACGTCGGAAGCGGAATACGTCGGCGAACACCAAACGGCTCTAATTGATCACTGGCTCGCTTCCAGTCCACCGGGACACCCAAGGCCCAGAGGTTCCCAAGGCATTCCAGAAGGACATGGCGGTCGGTGAACTCCTCGTCGTTCCGGTCGCGCGCGGCGGGTACAATCGCTGGAATTCTGGTCTCACGATCCTCTGGGCTGGTCGCTTCACGTGCGAAACGTCCCAGATTGCGCGATGGTCCAAGCTCAACGAGCGCAGTTGCACCGGCCGCTATAGTGGCTGCGAGAGAGCGATCGAATCGAATCATCCCGATTGCTTGCCTGCTCCAGTAGGTCTCTGCCAAGGGCACTTTCGCCGGGTGCAAATATCCTCCTGAATTCAGAGCGATGGCCAGATCCGGCACTCGCTTCTGCAGAGTGCGGACTTGTGCGTCGATGATATCAGCAGCCGGTTTCATCAGCGGAGAATGGCTGGGGATGCCAGCTGTGTTAAGGGTATGGTTGGGAATCTCTGCTTTTTCGAACTCCTGCTGAAGCCTTTCAAGCAGCTCCCTTTTACCGGTGAACACAACGCTTGACTTTGAGTTCACGACACCGACGCTGATCTCGCCTGCTTCAGCTTGACCGCGCCAGGCATCCTTTTTGAGAATGTGCTCAGCCTCGTCCGCGCTGCATTTGGCCGCAAGCATAGCACCGTCGATACCAAGATTCGCCATCGCGCGACTTCGAACGACCATTAGCCCTATAGCGTCTTCCGGTTTCAGAATGCCCGCTAGGGTGGCCACGACGTATTCGCTCATGCTGTGTCCAACAAGATAGCCGGGACGTACGCCACACGCTTCTAGCAAACGTGCCATGGCATACTGCACGGAGAAGATCATGACGTTTATCTCTTCAAAGGAAGCGGCCGCGTATGCATCGTTTCCCCCGAATACGAGTGATTCCAGATCACGATCGAGGACCTGGCGACTAGTGGCGGCACAAGTCAGGAACGCCTCGCGAAAATTCGGCACGTGATCAAATAGGTCCTTGAACATCCCTACGTGCTGCACTCCGCCGCCCGGCAGCATGAACGCGACCGAAGGCGAGGAAAGAATTCGATCAGCCGGGCGATCGGCCTCTTCTTCTAATCTCTTGATGGCCATATCCAAGTTGCGCGCCACAACGACCGTCCGATAATCGAAATGGCATCGCGCCACCCGCAGCGTGTGAGCGGTGTCACCGAGATTGATATGCCTGTTGCGCCGCAGAAACGCGGCCATATTCCGGCAGGCGCGGCTTAACGCCGACGGCGTCTTTGCAGATAGGCAAAGGGCATAGGACCCTCGCGCGATCGATCCGGGCCAATCCCTTGCATTCTCGCCGGTCCATTCCTGCAGCACGACGTGGCAATTGGTTCCGCCGGTACCGAGGCTGGTGACGCCGGCAGTGCGCGGGCGACCCTGCCGCCGGGGCCACGGTCTAAGCTGCTCGTTGACGAAGAAGGGCGTATCCTCCAAACCGAGGTCCTTGTTCAGCTGGTTGATGTTGATAGTCGGGGGGATTGCCCCGTGTTGAAGGCAGAGAACTGTCTTGATAAAGCTCGCGACTCCGGCTGCGACGTTCGCATGGCCGATATTTGGTTTGATCGACCCGAGCGCACAGGTCTTGCCCATCTCCTCCTGTCCGGCATAAGCCTCTGCCAGGGCCCGGATCTCGATCGGGTCGCCGACCTTCGTGCCGGTCCCATGAGTTTCGATATATTCCACATCTTCAGGCCCGAGTGCCGCGGAGGCAAGTGCTTGGCGCACTGCGGTAGTCTGGCCCTGCACGCTCGGTGCTGAGAAGGACGATTTGGCGCGGCCATCATTGTTAATGGCACATCCTTTCACCACTGCGTGGATCGGGTCGCCCGCCGCAAGCGCATCTTCGAGGCGCTTGAGGACAACGACCCCTACCCCATCTCCCAACACCGTCCCGTTCGCATCGGCATCAAAGGCGCGGCACAAGCCATCAGAGGAATTGATGAAACCCTCGATATGTTGATAACCCGCTTGGGGAAAGATGATGCTGGCCCCTCCCGCCAGCGCCATATCGCAATAGCCGGCCGAGAGCGACTGGGCCGCCATGGCGACCGCCACCAAGCCCGTTGAGCATGCGGATTGCACCGCAATACTTGGGCCGTTGAGGTTCAACATGTAGGACACGCGTGTCGCGAGATAGTCCTTGTCGTTGCCGAGTTCAGTCAGCCAGCTGAGCGCGGCGTCCGTGGTATCGATGAGACCGCCCCCCCTTAAATGGTGCAGCAGATAGAGTGGTAGGTATGAACCGGCGAAGACCCCTGTCCGGCCCTCCTGTTGGGTTGGCATGTATCCGGCCGACTCGAGTGCCTTCCAACAGCATTCCAGGAAAAGACGATGCTGCGGGTCCATTAGCGTCGCCTCTTGCATCGATATTCCCCAGAAACCCGGATCGAAAAGGTCAACATCGGCGAGATGGGCGCCCACGCGCATATAATCGGAGCGCTTCAGGACCTCTTGCGGAATGCCTTGGGCCTTCAGCTCTTGCGCAGAGAGCGGGGTGATCGAGCACACCCCTTGCCAGAGGTTCTCCCAGAGCGCGTCCACTGTCTCCGCGCCGGGAAAACGCCCCGACATACCGATCACCGCAATATCCATAGCCGTGCCGCCTCGCCGGGCGAATGTCTTGGTCGGCACCTTCCCTGCCGAGACCGTCAACACCTTTCTGAGTGTCTCGTTTTGGTGAACTCGTTGCTCGCCGCGGCGCTTGCGAAGAAGGATCGCAAGCTCTTTGAAGGTGGGGTTGAGGAACACCTCTACTGCCCGGAGTTCAACCTTAAGTCTCTCGCGAACCTGCGTGCAAAGACGCGCGGCCAGCAGGGAATGTCCGCCGCAATCGAAGAAGTTGTCGCTTGGATCGGGAGTGTCGGACTGCAGAAGGTCGCGCCAGGCATCGCGAAGTGCGGATTCTGCCTCATTGGCAAGTGTTTCAGGAGGAGACGTCTCTTCCGTGAGCTCTCTAAGGCGCGACCGATCGAGTTTCCCGTTCTCCGCGATGGGCAATTCCCCCAAAGCGACGAAGTCAGTCGGCACCGCGTAGTGCGGCACCTCCGACTTCATATGGGCACGCAAAGATGCCTTCCAACCCTCCCCCCAATTTCGCAAGACTACATAGCCAATCAGTTTGTCAGGTTGGCCGGTCGTCGGATCGAGTTCCGGGACGACCGCGGCGGAGCACACATCAGAGTGCCGCAACAAAGCAGCTTCCACAGACCCGGGAACGACGCTATATCCTCGGATCTTCACCATGAAAGCGCAGCGCCCGACAATCTCCAACTGCCCGCCGGGCAGCATGCGGCCAAGATCGCCAGTGCGGAACATCTTGCCATCAGCGCCGAACGGATCGGGAAAGAACCTTTCCCGTGTCATCTCTGGGCTGTCGAGATATCCATGAGCCAAGACATCGCCGCCAACGAAGACCTCGCCCAAGAAGCCCAGTGGGACGGGATCGCGTTGCTCCCCGAGGATATAGACACTGACATTGTGCTGAGGCGGACCGACCGGCACGACCTTCTGCATTGTCACAGGATCGATCTCGCTCAAGTCAATATGCGTGACATCGTGTGCCTCCGATGCACCGTAGTAATTGATGATTCTGACGTGCGGCAGCGCATCCCTCACACGCGCAAGCAACGCTGCCATTAATACCTCGCCTGATAGAAAGATCAATCGGAGATCGGGAAGGCGGGAGGGGACGTCGAGCAAGCCGCTGCTGAGAAGCACATCCAACAGGGAAGGAGTTAGCAATATTCTCGAAATTCGATTGCGTTCCAGGTAGGCGACCAGCTGGTGCGGATCATAGATAATGTCGTCAGGGATCAGATAGGCTGGAATCCCGGCGAGGATCGGGCGCATTATCTCCCCGGACAAGAAGAGATTGGCCGAGTCGCGCTCATCAGGTGCATATGGCAGCACGCTATAGCGCCACTGGTAAGAGGATACAGCGCTTCGGTGAAGGCTGACGACCCCTTTTGGTTCACCAGTCGTGCCAGACGAAAATACAATCTGGGCCGGCGCATCGAGATCCACCGCTTGGGGATTGACCGGACTGGACCTGCCGAGTTGTGCTTCCCAACCCTCGTCGAGCGACAGCGCAGTACCAGGCCAGTCAGGCGGAAGCTTAGCTGCGAAACGGTTGTTGGTGACAACGATTTCGATGCCTGCCTTCTCGAGTGTCCGCTTGAGCGCTGCCATAGGCAGAGCTTTGTCAAGCATGACATAGGCCGCACTTGTCTTGAGAATGCCGAACATGGCGACGGCGCATTCAGATGAAGTATCCATAAGGATACCCACGCGCGAGCCCAGGCCCTGACCATGTCCGAGGAGGTACCTAGATAGAGTCTCACTCAGGTCGTCGAGCTTACGGTATGTGACGGTTGCGGTCTCTGACACGATGGCAGGACGGTCCGGCGTGAGAGCCGCCTGTCTGCGGAATTGTTCATGCAGCGTTAGATTAGTATATGGGACGACTTCGCCGTGATGAATGGAAGCTGGAAGTTGCGCCTTCACCTCGCTAACCTCGCGCAGGAGGCTAGACACCACCTCCTCCGCCATGGAATGGGGGAAAAAGTGGTCGCCATCAAACATAATTCGGGCGAAGCGCGACGTCGTAAGCCGACGCCACTCATCTAGGTCATTGGCATTGAGCATTTCGTCCTTAACTCCACCCATTGCGGTGATTGCCGCCTTCAGAGGCGTTACCAGGTTTCGGTCGTAAGTCTCCGCAAGTTCGAAGTCAGCCCGCAGGGGCGGCAAAATGAAGTCCACTAGGAGTTTCTCGTTTGCTAGCGCCTCCGTTGGGACGATGCCGAGGGTCCGGACCAGATCGGCTAGCTTATCATCTGAGTACTTATACATAGGCGCATCCACCGGCACGTCCGCAGCTTCGTGACCGGACACGACCAAATGGAACGGAGATGGCCTATCGGCGACCTCCAGGGAGCGAGCGATCTCATAAGCCACGAGGGCTCCCATGCTGTGGCCGAAAAAAATAAAAGGCCTGTCGTTGTACGCGTGGAGCGCCTCAGTGAACACGGATACCAGTACGTCCATTCTGCGGATGGCGGCCTCAGCTGACCGTTTGCCGCGCCCGGGGAGATCCAGGGAAATCAGCTCGATGTCCTCGGGGAGATATTCAGACCAATCACGGAACGAGTGGACGCCGCCACCCCCGTGCGGGAAGCAAAACACTCTATACGACGGCTCGAGCGAGCTCTTTAAAACCTTTAGAAAAGTTTTGGTCTCGAGAAGAGAATGTTTCATTTCCGGGCACCTACATCAATGAGATTTCGTTTGCTGACACCGTATTCAGCACTTGCGTCATTCGACCAAAAGTTTCGCCAGCATTCGCGGCGACATGTCATGTCGCTGCTCGGTTGGTGCGCTTGCCTTATGGGGCATCTGGAAAGTCCAGTAGCGCTCTCCTCCACGCCATACCTGCTGTCTCAGCATCTAGGTTCGATGCTGATGCGCTTATTGCCGGTAAGCACCATGCCTTCACGTTGTTTGTTGTCCCGACGTCGCGCTGACGACTTCAAAGATCTTCTTTTCCCCCGTCTGCAGCGGCCGGCTATCTGTCCAGCAACTCGACCGTAGTCGTAGGTACGCAAAAGAGGAGAGCCTCCGACTATCAGAACAGTAGCCGTCATTTCCTTCCTTCTATTGGCTATTGGCGTGAACGTCTGAATCTGGCGCTGACTGCCAAGTCCATGTTGGAGGGGCCAGGTGGGCGGTAGCCGAATTTGCACTGCCCGCCCAACCGATAAACTAAGCGGGAATCGAATTATCTAACACTACTTGGATAGGTAGGTGTGCCAACGACGCCGACGGCCTGGCACATCTGGCCGTCGGCGTCTACCGCGAGGTGAGGGTGAAGGGCTATGACAGCATGCTGATCCGCACGCTCGTGACGGCAAGGACGAGACTGATCAGGATCACGACCGAGCGATCCAATCAGATTCGTGGGCCGATGAAGACCTTTGGACTGGTGGTGCCCAAGGCGGCGGCTTGGTATTTGGAACGAATGTACGCAATCTGTTCGGCAGCAATGCTGGCTTGGAACGGATCATCCTGCCCCTGCTTGAGGCTTGGCACAATATCCGGAGCCGTGCTGCGCAACTCGATCGTCAGCTCGTCGCGGCGATCAGGCAAAGCGATACATCTCAGGTATTGATGTCCATTCCCGGGATTGGTGTGGTCACGTCCGCCTCCTTTGTTGCGACGATTGAAGATCCGAAAAACTTCCGAACCTCCCGATCTGTGGGGGCATGGATGGAACTGACGACAAGGCGCTATCAATCCGGCGAAGTCGACTATGACGGCCATGTCTCTCGGCGCGGAGACAGTCATCTGCGTGGCCTCCTTTATGAGGCCGCCACGGTGATCCTGACCCGGGCCCATGCTGACAGTTCACTTCGTGCCTGGGGGATGAAGCTCGGAGAGAAGGACGGCTTCAAACGAGCAGCAGTTGCTGTGGCGCGCAAGTTATCCGTGATAATGCACAGAATGCTGACAACGGGCGAAATCTTTGACCGGTCCGCCGGCATGACTGCGTGAGCCCCGGAGGATAGTTAGAGCGATAACGTAGATAGCCAGACGTTCTGAATTACGTCCGCCTTATCGGATGCGTTGAAACGTCCCTGCCGGGACGTAGGTCGGGTCATTCCGCTGATGCCGTTGCAGGTGAACGTGAACCACGGACACATTGCGTCCATTACACTGGAAGATCCCTCCCGCGAAAGCCCATCATGCGGCGATCGGGTATCTACCGCGCAGACAACCGTGCACTTGTTCGATAACCATTTTGGTCGCAATGAGAGCTCCCCCTACGT includes these proteins:
- a CDS encoding OsmC family protein, giving the protein MDISMDSRQPLSELGRRFATFRDASANPDECLETMSGTTRQVGGLRSESLFSGLPLTIDEPVSFGGTGKAPNPAEVMLAALGASIEVTMRCYADYFGIVVESIGVELTAELNTQGFFGTSPAVRSGFRSISARVKIVSEEEPHVISKLIEIANRFCPVLDNVRHPTEVTLTLDIARTGD
- a CDS encoding dipeptidase, with protein sequence MNIAETTRKFWKENLIWDMLYPLEPPDQSYGCPEKYLDHYIDAGVSFTSIAFAEDGGNIESAVKTIAGHRKLIQARPEAFIHALTVEDVFRAKREGKLAIGMQVHGTSWFGKDVGVLEVFRELGLRTVQIAFNASNFVGGGCSDRADGGLTTYGNKVVREIERLRMLVDLSHTGYHTTLDIFEIATRPLVISHAGIMAVHQHYRNIRDDQLQALAKNGGVVGLSGNSAYIGDEHGSMSEIFRHLDHVVQLIGPDHVGFGFDFVFEPALLDEWARKIEDEWPDSKAAGWKGFRFQRPENVIELVQLMFDHGYPEDAVKKIVSGNFLRVCTEVW
- a CDS encoding 3-hydroxyacyl-CoA dehydrogenase NAD-binding domain-containing protein, whose amino-acid sequence is MRPIPNDVKRVTCIGTGTIGGGFVAQFLASGYDVTAYDPGKNAQDFLERLLDQAWPLLEQIGLRPGASRGRLRFTQDLEEAVSGAEFVQESVPEDLELKVQTYKQLDELLPNDIVIGSSTAGFPMTDIQKRCRFPERTVVTHPVNPPYLIPLVEVVGGEKTDLAVLDWTAAFFQAAGKRVLRMEKEVFGFVINRLQSALFREALHMIAADQATVTQIDECITHALGLRWACMGPFATFHLGGGDGGLGAFMDMVGKVEWRAPYVTEGPLPDWTPALRERILQQAQEVIDGRTISQMIEERNQTIIGLLKLREESRLNASKRT